TATCGGTCAATGACTACAGCAGCTTGTGAACTTAAGTGGTTAAAAGGTTTGATGCTATTTCTTGGTGTTGATCATTCTAGTTCCATGCGGTTGTACTGTGATAGTCAATCAGCTTTACACATTGCAGCGAATCCTGTATATCATGAGCGTACGAAACACATCGAAattgattgtcatttcattcgcgaAGAGATACAAAATGGGAACATTGAAATAGCTCATGTTCGTACGACTTTACAACTTGCTGATATTTTCACTAAAGCTTTGGGTACTGatcaatttcaatttcttcttagTAAGTTGGGCATCTTTAATCTTcatgctccaacttgagggaGGGTATTgaggaaattgcagaaattagTGCAACAATTTACGGAATGATACTTtaggaaattgcagaaattagTTCAGTAATTTACGGGATGATATTTTAGGATCTTTAGCTAATAAATTAGTGGATGTAATTTTGGTAGTTTACTATTGTATAGGAAATCTTTATTTGTACAGATATAGAAATTATATAGGTAGGATCCTTATCTCTGTATATAAAGACACCTTTGAGGTCAATGAAAAGATCATCTCTTTTGATCCCAGTATTTCTGTTTTCTTCACTTGGGATCTCTGGAAATAGCATAAACATTAACTAGTAGTCTAGTCTTTGCTAGTATGTGATAACCCTCAATACTGCAGTTCTCACTTGACTCTCTCAAAATGAATGGCCCGCCTGGTGGATGAAGCCTTAGTGTTTCCTTAACAACGGCTTGAAGGTAAGGAAGCTTAGGAATATCTGATTCTTCTACCAGTCTACCTTTTCCAACGACAGAATCAATTTCTTGAAGGTAAGGTAAGGAAGCTTAGCTCTGCTAGTGCCCATTCCACCGCAATAGCTAATGTATCTGTTCCACCGGTAAATACATCCTGTAAATGATCAAACATAGTAAATTATCAATTAGATAGTAATATGTTAGGAAATAGCACCAGAGAAGTTGGACGGATGTCCATTTTACAGTTATGATTTTGTAGTCACTAATGACTGATATAGATGAATATTGACAAGATAATACAAAATTACCAGAATGAAAGCTTTAATGTTCTCTTCTATCAATTTGAACTTAGAGCTTTCGTCTTCTGATATATCAAGTAAAATGTCATGAAGATCCTTGGCAGCTTCACCATCAACAGGTTGCCTTTGCTTTCTAATCTCCTGGTGTTCCTAGATGATCTTTTTCAATATCTCATCATACTTGTCGCGAACTTTCTTGAGCCTCTTTCCAAGTCCCTGCAAATCCAAGTTCTCACATAACCAGAATAAGTCAGACAAGTTAAATTGCCCATAGAGCTCAGAACCCTCTTGAATCGCCTTCCTGACTTCCATGGCCTGAGAGTCATTTCCAGAACACTTTTGGCTCATGATCATTTCTGATATCACATTATTCGTTGTTGTCATTACCTCGGCTCGAATATCAACTGCCTTGCTAGCTTTTGCAGACGTTGCAAATGATTGTATTAAATTCTTTACTTCAGAATGTCTAATGGGAAACATTAGGTCTAAGGTCCGACCTCCAAGAAGTTCAGACATGCAGagttttttcttgaatttctaaTATGGTCCATAGGGGGCAAAAGCAAAGTCTTGTGAGCCATAAGTTAAGTAGTTGATAGCAACTATTTGAGGCGggttggaaaagaaaatttcattagTTTTGAGGCACTCTTTAGCAATCTCAGGTGATGATGCAACCACACAAGAAATGGAACCAAAGTATACGTGAAGTAAGGGTCCATAACTGTTGGAGAGCTTGTGAAGAGCTTTATGAGGTGCTGGAGAAAGTAGATGAAGGTGTCCGATAATTGGCAAGGCTAGTGGACCGGGAGGAAGGTTATTAGAAGTTCTATTTCTAATTAATTTTCGAACAAAGATGGTTGAAATAAGCCAAATGAGGAAGAGAATGATGTATCCTTGAACATCAGCCATGATTAAAACTTGGTGAATCTCGTAGATTTATCAaccagaaaatttgaatttggttAACTATGCAGTTAATGCTGCTTATAGTACAATGAACAAGTAGGATTA
The Coffea arabica cultivar ET-39 chromosome 6c, Coffea Arabica ET-39 HiFi, whole genome shotgun sequence genome window above contains:
- the LOC140008639 gene encoding 3,9-dihydroxypterocarpan 6A-monooxygenase-like; the encoded protein is MSELLGGRTLDLMFPIRHSEVKNLIQSFATSAKASKAVDIRAEVMTTTNNVISEMIMSQKCSGNDSQAMEVRKAIQEGSELYGQFNLSDLFWLCENLDLQGLGKRLKKEIRKQRQPVDGEAAKDLHDILLDISEDESSKFKLIEENIKAFILDVFTGGTDTLAIAVEWALAELSFLTLPSRN